The genome window AAGGAATTTTAAGTTTATCTCAGCGCTTTTAGTTGTAGGAGCGCTGTTTTCTGCCGGAATAGCGGCGGGTAAACTGGATTTCTTCAGAATAAAATACGTCGTTGTGGAGGGTAACACGGAATTCAGTTCAGACGAGATTCTCAGTCTATCGGGTGTATCGCTTGGAGATTGCGTATTTTTCATAGATATTCGTTCAGCTGAAAATGAATTATCCCGGAAAGTTTTCGCGGAAGATATTCAAATAATAAAGCATGGTTTCAACACCCTCAGAATTGAAATCATCGAAAGACGCCCTACAATTTCAATTGGCGAGGGCAGAGGAGTGGACTCAGACGGGTATATTTTACCAATGGATACAACATTCGCTTGTTTAAAAGCCGAGACATTTTTTGAATACGGACAAACTGAAAACAAACTCAGGGGTGAAGACAG of candidate division WOR-3 bacterium contains these proteins:
- a CDS encoding FtsQ-type POTRA domain-containing protein, which encodes MKTATTRNFKFISALLVVGALFSAGIAAGKLDFFRIKYVVVEGNTEFSSDEILSLSGVSLGDCVFFIDIRSAENELSRKVFAEDIQIIKHGFNTLRIEIIERRPTISIGEGRGVDSDGYILPMDTTFACLKAETFFEYGQTENKLRGEDRILKEVAEICSRDVDFSFLSEVVVERKGLSVITEDGIYVYIGNSDLLTCLRIIMTLNGTEWWDSGYCYDLSSPGELLISRKSFYGNNKDCYGG